GCATCGCCCCTTCTCTCCCCGCACGCGGGGCGAGAAGGGGATGGGGGATGAGAGGGGTAGCGCCGCCCGGCAATGTTGCGCGAAACCCCGTTTCCGGGCTATAATGGATGTGAGGAGAGTGGCCAATGAACGCGAACCGCAAAGCCCGTATCGCCATCAGCCTGTCCGCCGCGATCCTGGGGCTGGTCTTGCTGCTTGTGGCTCCGGCCGCGGCCCAGGCCCCCGGCAAGGTCGGCGTGCTCAACGTCAAGGGCGCCATCACGCCCGTGGTGCTCAGTTACCTGAATCGCGGGCTACGGTATGCCCAGGATGGCAACGTGTCGTTGCTGGTGATCCAACTGGACACGCCGGGCGGCTCGGTGGAAATCATGAAGTCGCTGACCGACGACATGATCCGCAGTTCGGTGCCCATCGCCGTGTGGGTAGGGCCAGAGGGTGCGCGGGCGGCCTCGGCAGGCACCTTTGTGGTCCTGGCGGCCCACGTGGCGGCCATGGCTCCGGGCACGACCATCGGCGCGGCCAGCGTCGTGAGCATGCAGGGCCAGGAGTTGGACGAGACCAGCAAGGCCAAGGTCACCAACGACCTCACGGCGCGGATTCGCAACTTCACCCAGCGCCGCGGGGCCCAGGCCCAGGACTGGGCCGAGCGCACCGTAACCGAAGCCATCGCCGCCACCGCCGATGAGGTGTACAAACTCGGCGTGATTGACTACATCGCCCCCACCATCCCCGACCTGCTGCGCCAGATGGACGGGATGACCGTGCGCGTCGCGGGCAGGGACACGGTCCTCCGCACGGCGGACCTCCCCGTGCAGAACCTGCCCATGACCCTGCCGGAGCAGTTCCTGCACCTGATTACCGACCCCAACATCGCGTTTATCTTGCTGACGCTGGGGCTCAACGGGCTGCTGTTTGAGTTGTCCAGTCCGGGCGGATTTGCTGCCGGCATCATCGGCGGCATCTGCCTGGTGCTGGGCCTGTATGCGTTGGGCGTGCTGTCGGTCAACTGGACGGGCCTCCTGTTTATCGTCCTGGCATTCGTCCTGTTCATCGTGGACATCAAAGCGGCGACCCACGGCGTACTGACGGTGGGGGGAATCGCATCCTTCGTCTTCGGCGCGCTCATCCTGTTCAGTTCGCCCGTCTATACCATCTCGCGCGCGCTGGTCATCTCGGTCGCCGGTGGGACGGGCGCATTCTTCGCCTTCGCCGTGAGCAAGGCGCTGCTGGCCCAGAAGCGCAAGCCGAGCACCGGCCGCGAGGCGATCATCGGCATGCGGGCCGTTGTGCGCATCCCCCTGGAGCCGGATGGGATGGTCATGTTGGCCGGGGAACTGTGGAAGGCGCGGGCCGAGGAAGGGGTCATTGACGCGGGCCAGACTGTTGAGGTCGTGGGCCTGGAAGGGTTCACCGTTATCGTTCGTGCAGTTCAACCAGAGAGTTGAGAAAAGAGCGGAGGGAACGACATGTTTGAAATCCTCACCAGTTTTGGCGGGCTAATCCTGATCTTGATCTTCCTGCTCAGCATGGCCATCAAGATCGTTCAGGAGTATGAGCGGGGCGTCATCTTCCGCCTGGGGCGGCTGATGGGGGCCAAAGGCCCGGGCCTGTTCCTCATCATCCCGTTCGTGGACCGCATGGTCAAGGTGGACCTGCGGGTGGTAACGCTGGATATTCCGGCGCAAGAGGCCATCACCAAGGACAACGTTACCGTCAAGGTGAACGCCGTGGCCTACTTCCGAGTCATCAACCCCGAGGCGGCCATCGTGCAGGTGGAGGACTATCGGCGCGCCACCTGGCAGATCGCCCAGACAACGCTGCGGAGCGTCCTGGGGCAGTCCGAACTGGATGAACTCCTGGCCCATCGCGAGGAGATCAACCAGAAACTCCAGCGCATCATTGACGAGCAGACGGAGCCGTGGGGCATCAAGGTCAGCATCGTGGAGGTCAAGGACGTGGAGTTGCCCGACACGATGAAGCGGGCCATGGCGCGCCAGGCCGAGGCCGAGCGCGAGAAGCGGGCCAAGATCATCCACGCTGAGGGCGAGTTCCAGGCGTCGCAGACGTTGCGCCAGGCGGCTGGTGTCATCTCCGAGGAGCCGGCCGCGATCCAACTGCGCTACCTTCAGACGCTGACCGAGATCGCGGTGGAGAAGAACTCCACCATCATCTTCCCGGTGCCGCTGGACTTCGTGAAGGCGTTTGTCGGGGGCGTGGAGAAGAAGTCCGAGGAGTTGTAACCGCGAATAGCGCGAATCCGCGCGAATGGGGAACAAGAGCGTAGCACCCGGCGGCTATGGAAAGCCGCCCTACGAACCCTCGTTTGGGTGATAGGCTTTGCGGTTTGGAAACACGATACCATGCCTGGGGGCTTGTGGGCTAGATGACTTCCGACACACTGGATTCTGAGGCGGCGCAGGCGAAAGCGCATCGCGAGCGAAACGCGGCGGCTACCAGTTCAGTTGTGGCCGCCGTGGGGCTGACCACGCTCAAGATTGTGGTCGGTGTAATGACCGGAAGTTTGGGCATCCTGTCCGAGGCGGCGCATTCCGCGCTGGATCTGGTGGCGGCGCTGGTTACCATGTTCGCCGTCCGGGTGTCCGACCGCCCCGCCGACGCTTCGCACAACTACGGACACGGCAAGGTGGAGAATCTCTCCGCGCTGGTGGAGACCCTGCTCTTGCTGCTCACCTGCGCGTGGATTATCTACGAGGCCATTCGCCGCATCTTCTTCGCCGACGTGCATGTGGATGCAAACATCTGGGCCTTCCTGGTCATGGGCGTCTCCATCCTCGTGGACTTCTCCCGCTCCCGCGTCCTCCTGCGCGCGGCGAAGAAGTACAACAGCCAGGCGCTGGAAGCCGACGGGCTCC
This DNA window, taken from Chloroflexota bacterium, encodes the following:
- a CDS encoding nodulation protein NfeD, coding for MNANRKARIAISLSAAILGLVLLLVAPAAAQAPGKVGVLNVKGAITPVVLSYLNRGLRYAQDGNVSLLVIQLDTPGGSVEIMKSLTDDMIRSSVPIAVWVGPEGARAASAGTFVVLAAHVAAMAPGTTIGAASVVSMQGQELDETSKAKVTNDLTARIRNFTQRRGAQAQDWAERTVTEAIAATADEVYKLGVIDYIAPTIPDLLRQMDGMTVRVAGRDTVLRTADLPVQNLPMTLPEQFLHLITDPNIAFILLTLGLNGLLFELSSPGGFAAGIIGGICLVLGLYALGVLSVNWTGLLFIVLAFVLFIVDIKAATHGVLTVGGIASFVFGALILFSSPVYTISRALVISVAGGTGAFFAFAVSKALLAQKRKPSTGREAIIGMRAVVRIPLEPDGMVMLAGELWKARAEEGVIDAGQTVEVVGLEGFTVIVRAVQPES
- a CDS encoding SPFH domain-containing protein, with protein sequence MFEILTSFGGLILILIFLLSMAIKIVQEYERGVIFRLGRLMGAKGPGLFLIIPFVDRMVKVDLRVVTLDIPAQEAITKDNVTVKVNAVAYFRVINPEAAIVQVEDYRRATWQIAQTTLRSVLGQSELDELLAHREEINQKLQRIIDEQTEPWGIKVSIVEVKDVELPDTMKRAMARQAEAEREKRAKIIHAEGEFQASQTLRQAAGVISEEPAAIQLRYLQTLTEIAVEKNSTIIFPVPLDFVKAFVGGVEKKSEEL